One genomic region from Anabaena sp. PCC 7108 encodes:
- the mfd gene encoding transcription-repair coupling factor, which yields MAFYSIVRALARSPLTAELITKLNKKKELRLNGISRLPKGLVASALATHEDKDLFVVCATLEEAGRVFAQMEAMGWKNVHFYPTSEASPYEPFDPENELNWGQMQVLADLVSRGAKTPPSPKMAIIATVGALQPHLPPPAAFKSFCLTLKKGQEFDLDAFSKKITMLGYERVPLVETEGQWSRRGDIVDVFPVSSELPVRLDWFGDDIEQIREFDPSTQRSALDRINEITLTPTSFAPIILDALKDSEELNSDSEILEGSRRFLGLAFAKPASLLDYLPDNTLLAIDEPEQCYAHSDRWVENAQEQWELLTGNGENDQLPKIHRSFDECIAETGNFNKLYLSELAEENDGLNLASRPLPVTPHQFAKLAETIRQERDRNFSIWLLSAQPSRSVSLLQEHDCPAQFIPNPRDYQAIDKLQINHTPTALKYSGLAELEGFILPSFRLVIVTDREFYGQHSLANFGYVRKRRQVASKQVDPNKLRPGDFVVHRSHGIGKFVKLESLTINDETRDYLVVQYADGLLRVAADQVGSLSRFRVSGDKAPELHKMTGKAWDNTKNKVRKAIKKLAVDLLKLYAARSQQQGFSYPADMPWQEEMEDSFPYQPTTDQLKAVQDVKRDMESERPMDRLVCGDVGFGKTEVAIRAIFKAVTAGKQVALLAPTTILTQQHYHTIKERFAPYPVNVGLLNRFRSPEEKRNIQKRLATGELDIVVGTHQLLGKGVQFKDLGLLVIDEEQRFGVNQKEKIKSLKTQVDVLTLSATPIPRTLYMSLSGIREMSLITTPPPTRRPIQTHLAPLNPEIVRSAIRQELDRGGQVFYVVPRVEGIEETTANLREMVPGGRFAIAHGQMDESELESTMLTFGNNDADILVCTTIIESGLDIPRVNTILIEDAHRFGLSQLYQLRGRVGRAGIQAHAWLFYPKQRELSDAARQRLRAIQEFTQLGSGYQLAMRDMEIRGVGNLLGAEQSGQMDAIGFDLYMEMLEEAIREIRGQEIPKVEDTQVDLNLTAFIPSTYITDLDQKMSAYRAVATVKSKYELKLIAAEWTDRYGAIPVPANQLLRVMELKQLAKNLGFSRIKPENKQHIVLETPMEEPAWNLLAENLTPTMKTRFVYSPGKVTARGLGVFKAEQQLQTLIETFGKMQGAIPETALV from the coding sequence ATGGCTTTTTATTCTATTGTGCGTGCTTTGGCGCGATCGCCTCTCACCGCAGAACTAATTACTAAACTCAACAAAAAAAAGGAATTGCGGTTAAATGGCATTTCACGTCTACCGAAGGGGCTGGTAGCTTCAGCTTTAGCAACCCATGAAGACAAGGATTTGTTTGTGGTGTGTGCCACTCTAGAGGAAGCTGGCCGGGTTTTCGCGCAAATGGAAGCAATGGGGTGGAAAAATGTCCACTTTTACCCTACATCTGAAGCTTCTCCTTATGAACCTTTTGACCCAGAAAATGAGCTAAATTGGGGTCAAATGCAGGTTTTGGCTGATTTGGTCAGTAGGGGCGCAAAAACTCCGCCAAGTCCAAAAATGGCAATTATTGCGACTGTGGGCGCTTTACAGCCGCATTTACCACCGCCAGCAGCATTTAAATCTTTCTGTCTAACTTTGAAAAAGGGGCAGGAATTTGATTTAGATGCTTTTAGCAAAAAAATCACCATGCTGGGGTATGAACGAGTTCCTTTGGTGGAAACGGAAGGACAATGGAGTAGACGCGGGGATATTGTCGATGTGTTTCCGGTGTCCTCTGAGTTACCTGTGCGTTTGGATTGGTTTGGAGATGATATTGAACAAATTCGGGAATTTGACCCCTCTACTCAGCGTTCTGCACTGGATAGGATTAACGAAATAACTCTTACTCCTACTAGCTTTGCACCGATTATTTTAGACGCACTTAAAGATAGTGAGGAATTAAATAGCGACTCAGAAATATTAGAAGGTAGTCGGCGGTTTTTGGGGTTAGCTTTTGCAAAACCTGCTTCTCTACTGGACTATTTACCAGACAATACTCTCCTGGCTATTGATGAGCCTGAACAATGTTATGCTCATAGCGATCGCTGGGTGGAAAATGCTCAAGAACAATGGGAACTCTTAACAGGGAACGGGGAAAATGACCAATTACCTAAAATTCACCGTTCGTTTGATGAGTGCATAGCTGAAACTGGGAATTTTAACAAGTTATATTTATCGGAATTGGCTGAAGAAAATGATGGTCTCAATTTAGCTAGTAGACCTTTACCTGTGACACCGCACCAATTTGCTAAGTTAGCTGAGACAATAAGACAAGAACGCGATCGCAATTTTTCGATTTGGTTACTTTCTGCTCAACCTTCCCGTTCGGTTTCTCTCCTCCAAGAACACGATTGTCCCGCGCAGTTTATCCCCAATCCCCGCGATTATCAAGCTATTGATAAACTGCAAATTAATCATACACCTACCGCGCTTAAATATTCCGGTTTGGCAGAATTAGAAGGTTTTATTTTACCTTCTTTCCGTTTGGTTATTGTCACCGATAGAGAGTTTTATGGACAGCATTCTTTAGCTAATTTTGGCTATGTCCGTAAACGTCGTCAAGTTGCATCTAAACAAGTTGATCCCAACAAATTGCGTCCAGGGGATTTTGTTGTACATCGTAGTCATGGAATTGGTAAATTTGTCAAGTTAGAAAGTTTGACAATTAATGATGAAACCCGTGATTATTTAGTTGTTCAATATGCCGATGGTTTGTTAAGAGTTGCTGCTGACCAAGTTGGTTCTTTGTCTCGTTTCCGCGTCAGTGGAGATAAAGCCCCGGAATTACATAAAATGACCGGAAAAGCTTGGGATAATACTAAGAACAAAGTCCGCAAAGCGATTAAGAAATTGGCGGTAGATTTGTTAAAGTTGTATGCAGCACGTTCTCAACAACAAGGTTTTTCCTATCCCGCAGATATGCCTTGGCAAGAAGAAATGGAAGATTCTTTCCCTTACCAACCTACCACAGATCAGCTAAAAGCTGTACAAGATGTCAAACGGGATATGGAAAGCGAAAGACCGATGGATCGGTTAGTATGTGGTGATGTCGGTTTTGGCAAAACGGAAGTTGCAATTCGGGCTATTTTCAAAGCTGTCACCGCAGGAAAGCAAGTTGCACTTTTAGCCCCAACGACAATTTTAACTCAACAACATTATCACACAATTAAAGAACGTTTTGCACCTTATCCTGTGAATGTCGGTTTACTGAATCGGTTTCGCAGTCCTGAAGAAAAACGCAATATTCAAAAGCGTCTGGCTACTGGAGAATTAGATATAGTTGTTGGTACACATCAATTATTAGGTAAAGGTGTCCAATTTAAAGATTTAGGACTTTTAGTAATTGACGAAGAACAAAGATTTGGCGTTAATCAAAAGGAAAAAATCAAAAGCCTCAAAACTCAAGTTGATGTTTTAACTCTTTCTGCAACTCCCATTCCCAGAACTTTGTATATGTCTTTATCGGGAATTCGGGAAATGAGTTTAATTACCACTCCACCTCCCACCAGAAGACCAATTCAAACTCATCTCGCACCTCTAAACCCGGAAATTGTCAGAAGTGCAATTCGTCAAGAATTAGATCGAGGTGGACAAGTTTTTTATGTAGTTCCGCGAGTAGAAGGGATTGAAGAAACAACCGCAAATCTGCGGGAAATGGTTCCAGGAGGAAGATTTGCGATCGCACATGGTCAAATGGACGAAAGCGAGTTAGAATCAACTATGCTGACTTTCGGAAATAATGACGCTGATATTCTTGTTTGTACGACAATTATTGAATCTGGTTTAGATATTCCGCGAGTTAATACCATCTTAATTGAAGATGCTCACCGTTTTGGTTTATCTCAATTATATCAATTACGTGGTCGTGTAGGACGTGCCGGCATTCAAGCTCACGCATGGTTATTTTACCCCAAACAACGAGAATTATCCGATGCAGCGAGACAAAGATTAAGAGCAATTCAAGAATTTACCCAACTCGGTTCTGGATATCAATTAGCAATGCGAGATATGGAAATTCGCGGTGTGGGTAACTTGCTAGGTGCAGAACAATCTGGTCAAATGGATGCAATTGGCTTTGATTTGTACATGGAAATGTTAGAAGAAGCAATTCGAGAAATTAGAGGTCAAGAAATACCCAAAGTTGAAGATACTCAAGTTGACCTTAATCTCACCGCATTTATTCCTTCAACTTACATTACCGATCTTGATCAAAAAATGAGTGCTTATCGGGCTGTAGCCACTGTAAAATCAAAATATGAATTAAAATTAATTGCTGCTGAATGGACTGATAGATATGGTGCTATCCCAGTTCCAGCAAATCAATTATTGCGAGTAATGGAATTAAAACAATTAGCCAAAAATCTGGGATTTAGCCGCATTAAACCAGAGAATAAACAGCACATTGTTTTAGAAACTCCCATGGAAGAACCAGCTTGGAATTTGTTAGCAGAAAACTTAACTCCAACCATGAAAACCCGGTTCGTTTATTCCCCTGGAAAAGTGACAGCAAGAGGTTTGGGAGTATTCAAAGCTGAACAACAATTGCAGACTTTAATCGAGACTTTTGGGAAAATGCAAGGTGCGATTCCTGAAACTGCTTTGGTTTAA
- a CDS encoding DNA cytosine methyltransferase: MKSIFLQTPKQIAVPLQLVTNQKKFTFIDLFAGIGGFRIALDKLGGQCLGYSEIDKQAIKVYQQNFISYFNKNEIELGDITKISELPPNVDIIVGGVPCQPWSVAGCLRGFEDPRGKLWFDVIRLVNKNQPKGFIFENVSGLASPKNRDNLELILNELTNIGYCIKWKVINAYDFGLPQNRERVFLVGIRRDIERCQEYKFPNPLNIHPKVLDILDDFKNVKVIEKVKLDANTLFKGVIPPSRTRFQKDDELNDFFIFSDLRNGHTTIHSWDIIKTSDREKMICLTLLKHRRSKKYGDKDGNPLSFDNFREIITDIEINELNVLVEKGIFRLTADNKYEFVNSKNMTGINGIYRIILPTADIFPTLTATGAKDYIATVSINASHPQEYKNLFLEKIYQPQNYIPITAKHACKLQGFPKNFEYHTRDEIAKKQFGNAVPVPVVEYVAKELLKILDI, translated from the coding sequence ATGAAATCTATATTTTTGCAAACACCAAAACAAATAGCAGTACCTCTACAGTTAGTAACTAACCAGAAAAAATTCACTTTTATTGATCTCTTTGCCGGTATTGGTGGATTTAGAATTGCTTTAGATAAATTAGGTGGTCAATGTTTAGGCTATTCTGAAATAGATAAACAAGCTATTAAAGTTTATCAGCAAAATTTTATCAGTTACTTCAATAAAAATGAAATTGAATTAGGAGATATTACAAAAATTAGTGAACTTCCACCGAATGTTGACATAATTGTGGGTGGTGTTCCTTGTCAACCTTGGTCTGTTGCTGGTTGTTTAAGGGGATTTGAAGATCCGAGAGGAAAATTATGGTTTGATGTAATTCGATTGGTAAATAAAAATCAGCCTAAAGGTTTTATATTTGAAAATGTTAGTGGATTAGCAAGTCCTAAAAACCGAGATAATTTAGAACTAATTCTCAATGAATTGACAAATATAGGATATTGCATTAAATGGAAAGTTATTAATGCTTATGATTTTGGTTTACCGCAAAATAGAGAGAGAGTTTTTCTTGTTGGGATTAGACGGGATATAGAAAGATGTCAAGAGTATAAATTCCCTAATCCTCTGAATATTCACCCAAAAGTTTTAGATATCTTAGATGATTTTAAAAATGTCAAAGTTATTGAGAAAGTTAAATTAGATGCAAATACTTTATTTAAAGGTGTAATTCCACCATCAAGAACTCGATTTCAAAAGGATGATGAGTTAAATGATTTTTTTATTTTCTCTGATTTAAGAAATGGGCATACAACAATTCACTCTTGGGATATTATCAAAACAAGTGATAGAGAAAAAATGATTTGTTTAACTCTTCTGAAACATAGAAGAAGCAAAAAATATGGAGATAAAGATGGTAATCCTTTATCTTTTGATAATTTTAGAGAAATAATAACTGACATAGAGATAAATGAATTAAATGTATTGGTTGAAAAAGGAATATTTCGCTTAACTGCTGATAATAAGTATGAATTTGTAAATTCTAAAAATATGACAGGGATTAATGGTATCTATAGAATTATTTTACCTACCGCTGATATTTTCCCGACTTTAACTGCTACTGGTGCTAAAGACTATATTGCTACTGTATCTATTAATGCTAGTCATCCACAAGAATATAAAAATCTTTTCTTAGAAAAAATTTATCAACCGCAGAATTATATACCAATTACTGCAAAACACGCTTGCAAATTACAAGGGTTTCCAAAGAATTTTGAATACCATACAAGAGATGAAATAGCTAAGAAACAGTTTGGTAATGCTGTTCCTGTGCCTGTGGTTGAGTATGTAGCTAAAGAATTATTGAAGATTCTTGATATCTAA
- a CDS encoding TdeIII family type II restriction endonuclease: MDDSTKQIIKENLKKSIRNFFKGKKIENYQVLDDIFPKERRIRSLIGGLETSLGTTCWEPIAKTLAELNGFEIITEKILRPQPFPKELDIELNNLIAERENKYDRNIICTQECIQRLKQAAVKINPEEIIKYTSPPSGTGVDIHFSKNCIEYVFDIKTTQPNQGGFKGFNKQILEWYAYRFSKNPDANLEARIAIPFNPFKKSWYEKQKSMLSSSPLDITQDIWVENEFWDFCSGNENTFEDLQSLFVELGQENFAAEFHDIFYPN; the protein is encoded by the coding sequence ATGGATGACTCTACCAAACAAATTATCAAGGAAAATCTAAAAAAATCAATTAGGAATTTTTTTAAAGGTAAGAAAATAGAAAATTACCAAGTATTAGATGATATTTTTCCCAAAGAAAGACGAATACGTTCTCTGATTGGTGGACTAGAAACAAGTTTAGGAACAACTTGTTGGGAACCTATAGCTAAAACTTTAGCAGAATTAAATGGATTTGAAATCATTACTGAAAAAATATTACGTCCTCAACCATTTCCTAAAGAATTAGATATTGAACTAAACAATTTAATTGCTGAACGTGAAAACAAATATGATAGAAATATTATTTGTACTCAAGAATGTATACAGAGACTTAAACAAGCTGCTGTGAAAATTAATCCTGAAGAAATAATTAAATATACATCTCCTCCTTCTGGTACAGGAGTAGATATTCATTTTTCCAAAAATTGTATTGAATATGTTTTTGATATTAAAACCACACAACCAAATCAGGGAGGTTTTAAAGGATTTAACAAACAAATTCTAGAATGGTATGCTTACAGATTCTCTAAAAATCCTGATGCTAACTTAGAAGCACGTATTGCTATTCCTTTTAATCCGTTTAAAAAATCTTGGTATGAAAAGCAAAAAAGTATGTTATCTAGTTCTCCTTTGGATATTACCCAAGATATATGGGTTGAAAATGAATTTTGGGATTTTTGTTCTGGAAATGAAAATACATTTGAGGATTTACAATCACTTTTTGTTGAATTAGGACAAGAAAACTTTGCAGCAGAATTTCATGATATTTTTTATCCAAATTAG
- a CDS encoding hemolysin family protein, protein MSSITFEILTILVLIFANGVFSMSEMAVVSARKVRLQQLANQGDVNARAALKLAESPNHFLSIVQVGITLINILNGVFGGATIAKRLEEYVKLVPVLANYSSAIAFGVVVLLITYFSLIVGELVPKRLALNNPEKIAALVAVPMRALASIASPIVYLLSASTDLVLRILGITPSTEPQVTEEEIKILIEQGTEAGTFEEAEQDMVERVFRLGDRPVSYLMTPRPDIVWLDLEDPPEENREKMVESAYSRYPVCQEGLDNVLGVIPVTDLLARSFRGEPLDLTVGLRQPVFVPESTRGLKVLELFKQTITHMALVVDEYGVIQGLVTLNDIMSEIVGDVPAGPGQEQPEAVQREDGSWLVDGMLPIEEFLELFDLDELEPDERGSYQTLGGLVITHLGRIPAAADHFEWEGMRFEVMDMDGNRVDKVLVVPKGNHHG, encoded by the coding sequence ATGTCTTCCATTACTTTTGAAATTTTAACCATTTTAGTGCTAATTTTCGCCAACGGAGTATTTTCCATGTCGGAAATGGCCGTAGTCTCAGCCCGAAAAGTTAGACTACAGCAGTTGGCCAATCAAGGAGATGTCAATGCCAGGGCTGCTTTGAAACTAGCAGAGTCGCCCAATCATTTTTTGTCTATCGTCCAAGTAGGGATTACACTCATTAATATTCTTAATGGTGTCTTTGGTGGTGCTACCATTGCTAAAAGACTAGAAGAGTATGTAAAGCTAGTCCCAGTTTTAGCTAATTATAGTAGTGCGATCGCTTTTGGTGTAGTCGTCTTACTAATTACTTATTTTTCGCTCATAGTTGGTGAACTCGTACCCAAACGGCTGGCATTAAACAACCCCGAAAAAATTGCCGCCCTTGTCGCCGTCCCCATGCGAGCTTTAGCAAGTATAGCTTCACCTATAGTATATCTATTGAGTGCATCTACAGATTTAGTACTGCGAATCTTGGGAATTACACCCTCTACTGAACCGCAAGTCACTGAAGAAGAAATCAAAATTTTAATAGAACAAGGGACAGAAGCGGGAACCTTTGAAGAAGCCGAACAGGATATGGTAGAACGAGTTTTCCGTTTAGGTGATCGTCCTGTCAGTTACTTAATGACACCACGTCCTGATATAGTCTGGCTAGACTTGGAAGATCCCCCAGAAGAAAACCGCGAAAAAATGGTGGAAAGTGCCTATTCCCGGTATCCAGTTTGTCAAGAAGGACTTGATAATGTCCTGGGTGTAATTCCCGTCACCGACTTATTAGCCCGCAGTTTTCGGGGTGAACCTTTAGACTTAACAGTAGGATTACGTCAACCTGTGTTTGTACCGGAAAGCACCCGTGGGTTAAAAGTTTTAGAGTTATTCAAACAAACCATCACTCACATGGCGCTAGTAGTCGATGAATATGGCGTAATTCAAGGGTTAGTCACTCTCAATGACATTATGAGTGAAATCGTCGGTGATGTACCCGCAGGCCCAGGACAAGAGCAACCAGAAGCTGTACAAAGAGAAGATGGTTCCTGGCTTGTAGATGGAATGTTACCTATAGAAGAGTTTTTGGAACTTTTCGATCTCGATGAATTGGAACCTGACGAAAGAGGTAGTTATCAAACATTAGGTGGACTTGTAATCACCCATTTAGGACGTATCCCCGCAGCAGCAGACCATTTTGAATGGGAAGGTATGCGTTTTGAAGTCATGGACATGGATGGAAATCGTGTTGATAAAGTACTAGTTGTGCCAAAGGGAAATCATCATGGGTAA